The following are from one region of the Egicoccus sp. AB-alg6-2 genome:
- a CDS encoding TetR/AcrR family transcriptional regulator, with protein sequence MFNMLNMSSVEVEPPAGERDTDRTARARVRDAAIACFADQGVAATSVRTIAAAAGVSPALVIHHFGSKDDLRIACDQHVASLVREQKSAAMAQGPGMDPLAALRTYGDGPPLLAYLARTLVDGSPHVAELVDDLIADAVDYMQQGVEAGVLTPTDDPHGRAAVLTLWSLGALVLHEHVARALGADLLGGDPMDALPYFRPGLDVMGAGLLRPEVYERLRTQLRQIEEDES encoded by the coding sequence ATGTTTAACATGCTGAACATGAGTTCAGTCGAGGTGGAGCCACCAGCGGGCGAGCGGGACACGGACCGCACCGCACGGGCGCGGGTCCGCGACGCCGCCATCGCCTGTTTCGCCGACCAGGGCGTGGCGGCGACGAGCGTCCGAACGATCGCCGCTGCCGCAGGCGTCTCCCCCGCGTTGGTGATCCACCACTTCGGTTCGAAGGACGACCTGCGGATCGCCTGCGACCAGCACGTCGCCTCGCTCGTGCGCGAGCAGAAGTCGGCCGCGATGGCCCAGGGGCCGGGGATGGATCCGCTGGCCGCCCTCCGGACCTACGGGGACGGACCGCCGCTGCTGGCCTACCTCGCCCGCACCCTGGTCGACGGGTCGCCACACGTCGCCGAACTGGTCGACGACCTGATCGCCGACGCCGTCGACTACATGCAGCAGGGGGTCGAGGCCGGCGTGCTGACCCCGACCGACGACCCGCACGGCCGGGCCGCGGTGCTGACCCTGTGGTCGCTCGGGGCGCTCGTGCTGCACGAACACGTCGCCCGCGCGCTCGGGGCCGACCTGTTGGGGGGCGACCCGATGGACGCCCTGCCCTACTTCCGGCCCGGCCTCGACGTCATGGGCGCCGGCCTGCTGCGACCCGAGGTGTACGAGCGACTGCGCACGCAGTTGCGTCAGATCGAGGAGGACGAGTCGTGA
- the ctaD gene encoding cytochrome c oxidase subunit I, whose protein sequence is MSHSTTTPRRSVFSRPTAETGFSSWITTTDHKKIGIMYFFTVLVFFFLGGVESGVIRAQLAQAENSLVTAEIYNQAFTMHGITMVFLVVMPLSAAFFNYLIPLQVGARDVAFPRLNAFSYWMYLFGGIFLYSSFLLGGAPNGSWVGYAPLSLDSVSNMAFYAIGLQLLGVSSLSAAVNFITTILNMRAPGMTFMRMPMFIWMSLVTNFLLLFAMPIIAVALFMLQFDTVFGAQFFNPATGGDPILWQHLFWLFGHPEVYIMILPAMGIVSEVLPVFSRKPLFGYAAVAFAGAAIGFIGFGVWAHHMFTSAIGPVARSAFALSTMFIAVPTGIKIFNWVFTMWGGKLRFTTPMLFAIGFVSMFTIGGLSGVTHAVVPHNAQQHDTYYVVAHFHYVLFGGALFGLISGIYYWFPKVTGRLMDEKLGKLHFWTWLLGFNLTFGPMHMSGLLGQPRRTAILPAELGGAVELYNLMSSIGLLVLVVSALVFLFNLITSIRSGVASGPDPWDARTLEWLSASPPKHYNFDTIPSVSHRDEFWHRKYAEDEAGQPVAVPAGASSEHVEPDAAHAREAEVGDGTDAAHDGVDGGHIHMPDPSYWPLVMCLGFLPLAYGLLGPTPWLIVIGVVWVIIGYFGWVIEPVAEGDDDDPVVEDPAATRSGVAAH, encoded by the coding sequence ATGTCGCACAGCACGACGACTCCTCGGCGGAGCGTGTTCTCGCGCCCGACGGCCGAGACCGGCTTCTCGAGCTGGATCACGACCACCGATCACAAGAAGATCGGGATCATGTACTTCTTCACCGTCCTGGTGTTCTTCTTCCTGGGCGGGGTCGAGTCCGGCGTCATCCGGGCGCAGCTCGCCCAGGCCGAGAACAGCCTGGTGACGGCCGAGATCTACAACCAGGCCTTCACGATGCACGGCATCACGATGGTCTTCCTCGTCGTCATGCCGCTGTCCGCGGCCTTCTTCAACTACCTCATCCCGCTGCAGGTGGGCGCACGTGACGTCGCGTTCCCGCGCCTGAACGCCTTCAGCTACTGGATGTATCTGTTCGGTGGCATCTTCCTGTACTCGAGCTTCCTGCTCGGTGGCGCGCCAAACGGTTCCTGGGTCGGCTACGCCCCGCTGTCGCTGGACTCGGTGTCCAACATGGCGTTCTACGCCATCGGTCTGCAGTTGCTGGGCGTCAGCTCACTGTCGGCCGCGGTCAACTTCATCACCACGATCCTGAACATGCGCGCCCCCGGCATGACGTTCATGCGCATGCCGATGTTCATCTGGATGTCGCTGGTCACCAACTTCCTGCTGCTGTTCGCCATGCCGATCATCGCGGTCGCGCTGTTCATGCTGCAGTTCGACACCGTGTTCGGGGCCCAGTTCTTCAACCCGGCCACCGGTGGCGACCCGATCCTGTGGCAGCACCTGTTCTGGCTCTTCGGGCACCCCGAGGTCTACATCATGATCCTCCCGGCGATGGGGATCGTGTCCGAGGTGCTGCCGGTCTTCAGCCGCAAGCCGCTGTTCGGCTACGCGGCGGTGGCCTTCGCCGGTGCGGCCATCGGATTCATCGGCTTCGGGGTCTGGGCGCACCACATGTTCACCTCGGCGATCGGCCCGGTCGCCCGCTCGGCGTTCGCGCTGTCGACGATGTTCATCGCCGTCCCCACCGGCATCAAGATCTTCAACTGGGTCTTCACCATGTGGGGCGGCAAGCTGCGCTTCACGACGCCGATGTTGTTCGCCATCGGGTTCGTGTCGATGTTCACCATCGGCGGCCTGTCCGGCGTCACCCACGCGGTGGTGCCGCACAACGCCCAGCAGCACGACACCTACTACGTCGTGGCGCACTTCCACTACGTGCTGTTCGGTGGCGCGCTGTTCGGCCTCATCTCGGGGATCTACTACTGGTTCCCCAAGGTCACCGGCCGGCTCATGGACGAAAAGCTCGGCAAACTCCACTTCTGGACCTGGCTGCTCGGCTTCAACCTGACCTTCGGCCCGATGCACATGTCCGGTCTGCTCGGTCAGCCACGGCGTACCGCGATCCTGCCGGCGGAACTCGGCGGTGCGGTGGAGCTGTACAACCTGATGAGCTCCATCGGCCTGCTGGTGCTGGTGGTGTCCGCACTGGTGTTCCTGTTCAACCTGATCACCTCGATCCGTTCGGGGGTCGCGTCGGGGCCCGACCCGTGGGACGCACGCACGCTCGAGTGGCTGTCCGCCTCGCCGCCCAAGCACTACAACTTCGACACCATCCCCAGCGTCAGCCACCGCGACGAGTTCTGGCACCGCAAGTACGCCGAGGACGAGGCGGGACAGCCCGTCGCCGTCCCGGCCGGCGCGTCGTCCGAGCACGTCGAGCCCGACGCGGCCCACGCGCGCGAGGCCGAGGTCGGTGACGGCACGGACGCGGCGCACGACGGTGTCGACGGTGGGCACATCCACATGCCCGACCCGTCGTACTGGCCGCTGGTGATGTGCCTCGGGTTCCTCCCGCTGGCGTACGGGCTGCTCGGTCCGACCCCGTGGCTGATCGTGATCGGCGTCGTGTGGGTGATCATCGGCTACTTCGGCTGGGTCATCGAGCCCGTCGCCGAGGGCGACGACGACGATCCCGTCGTCGAGGATCCCGCGGCCACGCGCTCCGGCGTCGCGGCCCACTGA
- a CDS encoding ABC transporter permease subunit yields the protein MAADTITPSRRDAPATPRSRPLAVFRGVLRDRRRSLILWTIAMAAVTAVYTSFYPAMGDGADIAVFVENLPEGMVQAMGYDQMGTPGGYLQSTVFGILGPALALVFAIGTGARLIAGAEEDGTLELEATHPVSRTQIYLDRLLALWLGCAVLVTTVFVVTAALVAALDIDLATSALLAGVVGLLMLVVAIGTLALAAGAASGRRGVALATGAVVAVVAFLADAIGPSVDGLGWLTTVSPWSWYLGGDPLIEGFDVGGLALLAALTVIAGGAGVLRYRQRDLGV from the coding sequence ATGGCCGCTGACACCATCACGCCGTCGCGTCGCGACGCACCCGCAACGCCTCGGAGCCGGCCGCTGGCCGTGTTCCGCGGCGTGCTCCGGGATCGGCGTCGATCCCTGATCCTGTGGACGATCGCCATGGCCGCCGTCACCGCGGTCTACACCAGCTTCTATCCGGCGATGGGCGACGGCGCCGACATCGCCGTCTTCGTCGAGAACCTGCCCGAAGGCATGGTCCAGGCCATGGGCTACGACCAGATGGGCACACCCGGCGGCTACCTGCAGTCGACCGTGTTCGGGATCCTGGGTCCGGCGCTGGCCCTGGTGTTCGCCATCGGCACCGGCGCACGCCTGATCGCCGGTGCCGAGGAGGACGGCACGCTGGAACTCGAAGCGACCCACCCGGTCTCCCGCACGCAGATCTATCTGGACCGCCTGCTGGCGTTGTGGCTGGGCTGCGCGGTTCTGGTCACGACGGTCTTCGTCGTCACCGCGGCGCTGGTCGCGGCCCTCGACATCGACCTCGCCACCTCCGCCCTGCTGGCCGGCGTCGTGGGCCTGCTGATGCTCGTGGTCGCGATCGGGACCCTGGCGCTCGCGGCAGGCGCAGCGAGCGGCCGTCGTGGGGTCGCCCTTGCGACCGGCGCCGTGGTCGCGGTCGTCGCCTTCCTGGCGGATGCGATCGGGCCGTCCGTCGACGGGCTCGGATGGCTGACCACGGTCTCGCCCTGGTCGTGGTACCTCGGGGGCGATCCGCTGATCGAGGGCTTCGACGTCGGCGGCCTGGCGCTGCTCGCGGCGCTCACGGTGATCGCGGGGGGTGCCGGGGTGCTGCGCTACCGGCAGCGCGACCTCGGCGTATGA
- a CDS encoding cytochrome C oxidase subunit IV family protein, whose product MSSTQTHTPTDADGHDDHHPGPREYVRIAIILAILTALEVSTYFVDFGVLGIPLLVVLMIIKFIMVAGFFMHLRFDTKLYSRFLYGGLLLAVGLYAATLVVMFFDQAPTI is encoded by the coding sequence ATGAGCAGCACGCAGACCCACACGCCGACCGACGCCGACGGCCACGACGACCACCACCCGGGCCCGCGCGAGTACGTGCGCATCGCCATCATCCTGGCGATCCTCACCGCGCTCGAGGTCTCGACCTACTTCGTCGACTTCGGCGTGCTCGGCATCCCGCTGCTGGTCGTGCTGATGATCATCAAGTTCATCATGGTCGCCGGCTTCTTCATGCACCTGCGGTTCGACACCAAGCTCTACAGCCGGTTCCTCTACGGCGGTCTGCTCCTGGCCGTTGGCCTGTACGCCGCGACGCTGGTCGTGATGTTCTTCGACCAGGCACCGACCATCTGA
- a CDS encoding SGNH/GDSL hydrolase family protein, protein MTAPLSVVVLGDSTAFMDEHGPQLPGAEHLYPNVMARHLQDELRRSVEVTVVARPGQTVREAAHAVLKDQHLQFDVLAKADAVVVGLGSFDHAPAGVPALLEATLPYLWPAGVRRGARRLSRFAYPRLVRATGGRLRRTPAREFERLMSQLLDQVRGLTWGRAAGVVLGPTSHRAAYYGHRHPRFEAAEVHQLRLAGAHGFVPVPAWEHVLPHVEALNVDGIHWPRAAHARIGDAVARALLPPLRGEAPRIGLPPKVAAAVAAAQAGDAQPGA, encoded by the coding sequence GTGACTGCGCCGCTGTCGGTGGTCGTGCTCGGCGACTCCACGGCGTTCATGGACGAGCACGGTCCCCAGCTGCCCGGGGCGGAGCACCTCTATCCCAACGTGATGGCGCGCCACCTGCAGGACGAACTCCGGCGCAGCGTCGAGGTGACGGTCGTGGCCAGGCCCGGCCAGACCGTGCGCGAGGCCGCGCACGCGGTGCTCAAGGACCAGCACCTGCAGTTCGACGTGCTCGCCAAGGCGGACGCTGTCGTGGTGGGTCTCGGCAGCTTCGATCACGCGCCCGCGGGCGTGCCGGCGCTGCTGGAGGCGACCTTGCCCTACCTGTGGCCGGCCGGCGTCCGGCGCGGGGCACGGCGGCTGTCGCGGTTCGCCTACCCGCGTCTGGTGCGCGCGACCGGGGGACGTCTCCGGCGCACCCCCGCGCGGGAGTTCGAGCGCCTGATGAGCCAACTGCTCGACCAGGTCCGGGGCCTGACCTGGGGGCGTGCGGCCGGGGTCGTGCTCGGTCCGACCAGCCACCGCGCCGCCTACTACGGCCACCGCCATCCCCGCTTCGAGGCCGCCGAGGTCCACCAGCTCCGACTCGCCGGCGCCCACGGGTTCGTGCCCGTCCCGGCCTGGGAGCACGTCCTTCCCCACGTCGAGGCGCTGAACGTCGACGGCATCCATTGGCCGCGCGCCGCCCATGCCCGCATCGGCGACGCGGTCGCGCGGGCGCTGCTCCCACCGCTGCGGGGCGAGGCGCCGAGGATCGGCCTGCCTCCGAAGGTGGCGGCCGCCGTGGCCGCCGCGCAGGCGGGGGACGCCCAGCCGGGTGCCTGA
- a CDS encoding heme o synthase, translating to MHASGRYESRRAAVRRYVLVTKPRIIELLLVTTVPSMVVAARGWPGTWLVIATVLGGTMSAGSANALNNVIDRDIDRIMARTAARPTATDEVPAPHALVLGLVLGVAGFAWLWAFVNLLAALLATSAILFYVFVYTLGLKRRTSQAVVIGGIAGCMPVLTGWVAVPGATLADATPWLLFAVMFWWQPPHFWALAMKYREDYARAGLPMLPVVHGNDEATRHILLYSYLLLSIVLITVVGAGLGWMFATVAVGLTVGWLLLAHRLRRTRTVADAMRLFHYSTVYVALIFIAAAVDAVL from the coding sequence ATGCACGCCAGCGGCCGCTACGAGTCGCGTCGCGCCGCCGTGCGCCGCTACGTGCTGGTCACCAAGCCACGGATCATCGAACTGCTGCTGGTCACCACGGTCCCGTCGATGGTCGTGGCGGCGCGTGGCTGGCCGGGTACCTGGCTGGTGATCGCGACGGTCCTGGGCGGCACGATGTCGGCCGGGAGCGCGAACGCGCTCAACAACGTCATCGATCGTGACATCGACCGGATCATGGCCCGCACCGCGGCCCGGCCGACCGCCACCGACGAGGTGCCGGCCCCGCACGCGCTGGTGCTCGGGCTGGTGCTCGGGGTCGCCGGCTTCGCCTGGCTGTGGGCCTTCGTCAACCTGCTCGCCGCGCTCCTGGCAACCTCGGCGATCCTGTTCTACGTCTTCGTCTACACCCTCGGCCTCAAGCGGCGAACCAGCCAGGCCGTGGTGATCGGTGGGATCGCCGGGTGCATGCCCGTGCTGACCGGTTGGGTGGCGGTCCCCGGGGCGACCCTGGCGGACGCGACCCCGTGGTTGCTGTTCGCCGTCATGTTCTGGTGGCAGCCACCCCACTTCTGGGCGCTCGCCATGAAGTACCGCGAGGACTATGCCCGCGCCGGCCTGCCGATGCTCCCGGTCGTGCACGGCAACGACGAGGCCACCCGACACATCCTGCTCTACAGCTACCTGCTGCTGTCGATCGTGCTGATCACCGTCGTCGGCGCCGGACTGGGGTGGATGTTCGCGACGGTCGCCGTCGGGCTGACCGTGGGGTGGCTGCTGCTGGCCCACCGGCTGCGACGCACCCGCACGGTGGCCGACGCGATGCGGCTGTTCCACTACTCGACCGTCTACGTGGCGTTGATCTTCATCGCCGCCGCGGTCGACGCCGTGCTCTGA
- a CDS encoding heme-copper oxidase subunit III — MAAGVHETTLGLDHRKLAMWVFLGSEFLFFGAFVSAYILYLDATAGGPNVDIFDIPFTSISSFVLLMSSLTMVLAHNAHVRRDMRRMRMWILATAGQGAVFLGGQVFEFTVFYREGLNLTESPFASAFFVLTGFHGLHVFVGILLLLSLYSLTLTGKVKPNQDLKTEMIGLYWHFVDIIWVIIFTVVYLIPELAMGS; from the coding sequence GTGGCGGCAGGCGTCCACGAGACCACCCTGGGTCTCGACCACCGCAAGCTTGCGATGTGGGTGTTCCTGGGCTCGGAGTTCCTGTTCTTCGGAGCCTTCGTCTCGGCGTACATCCTCTACCTCGACGCCACCGCCGGTGGCCCGAACGTGGACATCTTCGACATCCCCTTCACCTCGATCAGCTCGTTCGTGCTGCTGATGAGCTCGCTGACGATGGTGCTCGCCCACAACGCGCACGTGCGTCGCGACATGCGGCGCATGCGGATGTGGATCCTGGCGACGGCCGGGCAGGGCGCGGTGTTCCTCGGTGGGCAGGTGTTCGAGTTCACCGTCTTCTACCGCGAGGGCCTCAACCTGACCGAGAGCCCCTTCGCGTCCGCGTTCTTCGTCCTGACCGGCTTCCACGGCCTGCACGTCTTCGTCGGCATCCTGCTGCTGCTGAGCCTGTACTCGCTGACGCTGACCGGCAAGGTCAAGCCGAACCAGGACCTCAAGACCGAGATGATCGGCCTGTACTGGCACTTCGTCGACATCATCTGGGTCATCATCTTCACCGTCGTCTACCTGATCCCCGAACTCGCGATGGGCAGCTGA
- a CDS encoding heme A synthase: MSAPPAPAQLRLLRRFALAALLTNIGIVFTGGLVRVTGSGLGCPTWPTCDGETIAPRPGSEHATWQTAVEFGNRLLTFVVLAAVIAVFVQVRRTRPHPRSLELLAWALPLGVALQAIVGGITVRMQLSPITVAVHFLLSMVLIALATVLLERVRAIGAPADGPAPPAGVRVATTALLVVSAAVLVLGTIVTGAGPHAGDPGTPRLGIDIRFAAIAHADAVWLLVGLTVALVAVTWRTGPAGLRRAVRVLLVLELVQGAIGYTQYALGIPEALVAIHILGATLVWTASVACWTRARPRPHPAEAPVDAPNAAAGVRAR; encoded by the coding sequence ATGTCCGCTCCCCCCGCGCCTGCCCAGCTGCGCCTGTTGCGGCGGTTCGCGCTGGCCGCGCTGCTCACCAACATCGGCATCGTGTTCACGGGTGGCCTGGTGCGTGTGACCGGCTCCGGGCTCGGCTGTCCGACATGGCCGACCTGCGACGGCGAGACGATCGCCCCGCGGCCGGGCTCCGAGCACGCGACCTGGCAGACGGCCGTCGAGTTCGGCAACCGCCTGCTCACGTTCGTCGTCCTCGCGGCGGTGATCGCGGTGTTCGTCCAGGTCCGGCGAACCCGCCCGCACCCGAGGTCGCTGGAGCTGCTCGCCTGGGCGTTGCCGCTGGGTGTCGCCCTCCAGGCGATCGTCGGCGGCATCACGGTGCGCATGCAGCTGTCGCCGATCACGGTCGCCGTGCACTTCCTGCTCTCGATGGTCCTGATCGCCCTCGCCACCGTGCTCCTCGAGCGGGTGCGGGCCATCGGCGCCCCCGCTGACGGACCTGCACCGCCGGCGGGCGTCCGCGTCGCGACGACGGCCCTGCTCGTCGTCTCCGCGGCCGTGCTGGTCCTGGGAACGATCGTCACCGGTGCCGGACCCCACGCCGGCGATCCGGGCACGCCGCGACTCGGCATCGACATCCGGTTCGCCGCCATCGCCCATGCCGACGCGGTGTGGCTGCTCGTCGGCCTCACCGTGGCGCTGGTCGCGGTCACGTGGCGCACCGGTCCTGCGGGGCTGCGGCGAGCGGTCCGGGTACTGCTGGTGCTCGAGTTGGTGCAGGGCGCGATCGGCTACACGCAGTACGCCCTGGGCATCCCCGAGGCCCTGGTGGCGATCCACATCCTGGGCGCGACCCTCGTCTGGACCGCGTCGGTCGCCTGCTGGACGCGGGCCCGCCCCCGGCCACATCCGGCGGAGGCGCCGGTGGACGCGCCGAACGCGGCGGCGGGCGTCCGGGCGAGGTGA
- the coxB gene encoding cytochrome c oxidase subunit II translates to MRDRTATRAATRRRMRVTTILVPALGLLLAACTAPQSALDPAGPYAQGPHDLIRPVFAIALFVFILVQGLIIYSVIKFRRRPDDDGSLPVQVHGNTRLEIFWTVIPALILAGIAVPTVQMIFSTMDEPDGDFMTVQVIGHRWWWEFYYEDFDIYTANELVIPVDTPVRLEMTAADPGRDADRGVIHSFWIPQWAGKQDVVPGQMTYLNIQADEADRYLGMCAEYCGLSHVNMRIRGESMEQADFDAWVEQQTAPAAEPGDDLAAQGAELFGAQFDTDIGQRSCAACHQVWNGEGARAPSIGPDLTHFASREEFAGAIFETNEENLREWLRDPPAMKPMQPQNGVGMPNLNLTDEEIDALVAYLLALE, encoded by the coding sequence TTGCGCGACCGGACCGCCACGCGCGCCGCGACGCGTCGTCGGATGCGGGTGACCACGATCCTCGTGCCCGCCCTCGGGCTGCTGCTGGCGGCGTGCACCGCGCCGCAGAGCGCCCTGGACCCTGCGGGTCCGTATGCCCAGGGGCCGCACGACCTGATCCGCCCGGTGTTCGCGATCGCGTTGTTCGTGTTCATCCTCGTCCAGGGCCTGATCATCTATTCGGTGATCAAGTTCCGCCGACGCCCCGACGACGACGGGTCGCTGCCGGTCCAGGTGCACGGCAACACCCGCCTCGAGATCTTCTGGACCGTCATCCCGGCGCTGATCCTGGCCGGCATCGCGGTGCCCACGGTGCAGATGATCTTCTCCACCATGGACGAACCCGACGGCGACTTCATGACCGTCCAGGTCATCGGCCACCGGTGGTGGTGGGAGTTCTACTACGAGGACTTCGACATCTACACGGCCAACGAGCTGGTCATCCCGGTCGACACCCCGGTCCGGCTCGAGATGACCGCGGCCGATCCGGGCCGTGACGCCGACCGCGGCGTGATCCATTCGTTCTGGATCCCGCAGTGGGCCGGCAAGCAGGACGTCGTCCCGGGTCAGATGACCTACCTCAACATCCAGGCCGACGAGGCGGACCGCTACCTCGGCATGTGCGCCGAGTACTGCGGCCTGTCCCACGTGAACATGCGCATCCGCGGCGAGTCGATGGAACAGGCGGACTTCGACGCCTGGGTGGAACAGCAGACCGCCCCCGCGGCCGAGCCCGGTGACGACCTCGCCGCACAGGGCGCCGAGCTGTTCGGGGCGCAGTTCGACACCGACATCGGCCAGCGCAGCTGCGCCGCCTGCCACCAGGTGTGGAACGGCGAGGGGGCACGTGCACCCTCGATCGGGCCCGACCTGACCCACTTCGCGAGCCGCGAGGAATTCGCCGGTGCGATCTTCGAGACCAACGAGGAGAACCTTCGCGAGTGGTTGCGGGACCCGCCGGCGATGAAGCCGATGCAGCCGCAGAACGGGGTCGGCATGCCCAACCTCAACCTCACCGACGAAGAGATCGACGCCCTGGTGGCCTACCTGCTTGCCCTGGAGTGA
- a CDS encoding PQQ-binding-like beta-propeller repeat protein encodes MARRTDIGERTCGDCGEVWGSSRARFCGRCGAALVGSTPAAPWIARTWPGRWRTLVPVFAGVVAVTLLATWSGAWSGAWTGAPTRPPEMRVEVPPEPPPPAPTPPSRADTPPVPVRCRTSVDCIRWRLPPTPAGAGSPAVTRNGHLVVVTADGLAGFEVHSGTLRWELAWGDGTRAADASLAPVHGTDAVVVVVPERVLAVAAGTGEVLWDEAVEGARTARSARAVDDRWYLAVRVREGPAPTSFVAAVAVDGATGATRWREQDAHAVFSADGPVLQDTEGGLRGLDPADGSERWAVATGRPSARLIPLGSRLVVSSRDDGLVVDTHDGTILEHLDRPMSSLLVRDDVMVWGAADRVDYLDGGGRRWQRTIEDLDGCCSGFDLDAESVTVLTGGRELVRLARDTGAVESRTPLSGQLADHTTAWLQGRLLVVPVPGTSGGLAQIHDARTGAHVADVTAEATGLAHTDAGDWLVFAPGLGLTLRAPSP; translated from the coding sequence GTGGCGCGGAGGACCGACATCGGCGAGCGGACCTGCGGGGATTGTGGCGAGGTCTGGGGGAGCTCGCGCGCCCGCTTCTGTGGCCGCTGCGGGGCGGCGCTCGTCGGGAGTACGCCGGCCGCACCGTGGATCGCGCGGACGTGGCCCGGACGGTGGCGCACCCTCGTGCCGGTGTTCGCCGGCGTCGTCGCCGTCACCCTGCTCGCCACGTGGTCCGGCGCCTGGTCCGGCGCCTGGACCGGTGCCCCCACGAGGCCGCCGGAAATGCGCGTCGAGGTACCTCCGGAGCCGCCGCCACCCGCGCCCACGCCACCGTCACGCGCCGACACGCCTCCCGTGCCGGTCCGCTGCCGCACCTCGGTCGACTGCATCCGGTGGCGACTGCCCCCGACGCCGGCCGGTGCGGGATCCCCGGCGGTCACCCGGAACGGTCACCTCGTCGTGGTGACCGCTGACGGGCTCGCGGGCTTCGAGGTGCACTCCGGGACGCTGCGCTGGGAACTCGCCTGGGGCGACGGCACCCGGGCAGCCGACGCCTCGCTCGCCCCCGTACACGGCACGGATGCGGTCGTCGTCGTGGTCCCCGAGCGGGTCCTCGCCGTCGCCGCCGGCACCGGCGAGGTGCTGTGGGACGAGGCGGTCGAGGGGGCTCGGACGGCCCGCTCGGCCCGGGCCGTCGACGATCGGTGGTATCTCGCCGTCCGGGTGCGGGAGGGACCGGCGCCGACGTCGTTCGTCGCGGCGGTGGCCGTAGACGGCGCCACCGGCGCGACCCGGTGGCGGGAACAGGACGCCCATGCCGTGTTCAGCGCCGACGGTCCGGTCCTGCAGGACACCGAGGGCGGGCTCCGCGGCCTCGACCCGGCCGACGGCAGCGAACGCTGGGCCGTGGCGACCGGGCGGCCGTCGGCACGCCTGATCCCGCTCGGTTCGCGACTGGTGGTGTCGTCACGTGACGACGGGCTCGTGGTCGACACGCACGACGGCACCATCCTCGAGCACCTCGACCGCCCCATGTCCAGCCTGCTGGTGCGCGACGACGTCATGGTGTGGGGCGCCGCCGACCGCGTCGACTACCTCGACGGTGGCGGGCGTCGGTGGCAGCGCACGATCGAGGATCTCGACGGTTGCTGCAGCGGCTTCGACCTCGACGCCGAGTCGGTGACCGTGCTCACCGGCGGTCGCGAACTGGTCCGCCTCGCGCGCGACACCGGCGCGGTCGAGTCGCGAACGCCGCTGTCGGGGCAGCTGGCCGACCACACCACGGCGTGGCTGCAGGGCCGGCTGCTGGTCGTGCCCGTGCCGGGGACGTCCGGTGGCCTGGCGCAGATCCACGACGCCAGGACGGGCGCGCACGTCGCCGACGTCACGGCCGAGGCGACGGGGCTGGCACACACCGACGCCGGCGACTGGCTCGTGTTCGCCCCGGGGCTCGGCCTCACCCTGCGCGCACCATCGCCGTGA
- a CDS encoding ABC transporter ATP-binding protein, translating to MNDVAIRVDGLVKDYVTGPPWRRKPPVRALDGLDLEVRRGEVFGFLGPNGAGKSTTIRVLLDLLRPTAGRVEVLGQAPAAGGPPLRARIGYLPGELNMAGQRTAGEELGYLAGLRGGVGSQRIGELAERFALDLDRPIRGLSKGNRQKVGVIQAFLHRPELLILDEPTSGLDPLLQHEFLGLVREAQADGATVFMSSHVLSEVEDVAGRVAIIRSGQIVDTDDVRTLRHHAGQEISLRFDGAAPVDDFRDLPGVEDVAVDGSELTCLLRGEPDALLKAAARHRVVHWSAQDRELEALFLDFYRLPVHETTAPGEEVATHGR from the coding sequence GTGAATGACGTGGCCATCCGCGTCGACGGCCTGGTGAAGGACTACGTCACCGGACCACCCTGGCGACGCAAGCCCCCCGTCCGCGCCCTCGACGGCCTCGACCTCGAGGTGCGCCGGGGCGAGGTGTTCGGGTTCCTCGGCCCCAATGGCGCCGGGAAGTCCACCACCATCCGGGTGCTGCTCGACCTGTTGCGGCCCACGGCCGGCCGGGTCGAGGTGCTCGGCCAGGCACCGGCCGCTGGCGGGCCGCCGTTGCGCGCCCGCATCGGCTACCTGCCCGGCGAGCTGAACATGGCGGGCCAGCGGACGGCCGGCGAGGAGCTGGGCTACCTCGCCGGCCTGCGCGGCGGCGTCGGTTCGCAGCGCATCGGTGAACTGGCCGAACGGTTCGCCCTCGACCTCGACCGGCCCATCCGCGGCCTGTCGAAGGGGAACAGGCAGAAGGTCGGGGTCATCCAGGCTTTTCTGCACCGGCCGGAGCTGTTGATCCTGGACGAGCCCACCAGTGGCCTCGATCCGCTGCTGCAGCACGAGTTCCTCGGCCTGGTCCGGGAGGCCCAGGCCGACGGCGCCACCGTGTTCATGTCCTCGCACGTGCTGTCCGAGGTCGAGGACGTCGCGGGCCGCGTCGCGATCATCCGCTCGGGACAGATCGTCGACACCGACGACGTCCGCACGCTGCGCCACCACGCCGGCCAGGAGATCAGCCTGCGTTTCGACGGCGCCGCTCCCGTCGACGACTTCCGCGACCTGCCGGGTGTCGAGGACGTCGCTGTCGACGGAAGCGAGCTGACCTGCCTGCTGCGCGGCGAGCCTGATGCGCTGCTCAAGGCGGCCGCGCGGCATCGCGTCGTGCACTGGTCTGCGCAGGATCGCGAACTCGAGGCCCTGTTCCTCGACTTCTACCGGCTGCCTGTCCACGAGACGACCGCCCCCGGGGAGGAGGTGGCCACGCATGGCCGCTGA